The following coding sequences are from one Augochlora pura isolate Apur16 chromosome 6, APUR_v2.2.1, whole genome shotgun sequence window:
- the LOC144471472 gene encoding G patch domain-containing protein 2 isoform X2, whose product MERVLKAVPADLRVKMEALVHDLTLALEESSNGVNGRRRWGIRRRARSTGNIPSLNMNKHSDDSSSSICDIHIPKNTAASKYQSDSDDTNQTKRFARFSNLNNVSNIESDSVNENFVPRGNPRRKRKFKRMAIDSDCNPSTSQTVAIMSTTLGDKKRILRGDCKNRYGTIWCGKRKRSCRERSTDCEMRSLKPNRTSKSRNRIKMQTDDTIDCSRISSSSISSSDSEAGLITNDEDREGDDEQSDWIGESSWWDDGESASEDKVTTDAAFQMLLHGNFDHVTDKGRKSYRQRIQKIREGLSGREIRAGRRHVDNKPGYSIITSANEKVSRFLQDPTQSELKLHPMRQPEREKLRRLANLYSLSLKGDLGCPILYKTRHTTQAICIDQVPLKRFSEYKRLRRTPPNTPNQEASHNQEYQICSTSFGSQVITPTSHLDSVQALPKLSHVEWDSNSMDIEIHGKQKYHDYGHSKSS is encoded by the exons ATGGAGCGTGTTCTGAAAGCTGTACCAGCAGACTTAAGAGTAAAAATGGAGGCCCTTGTGCACGATTTAACTTTGGCATTAGAAGAAAGCAGCAATGGTGTAAATGGCAGGCGCCGTTGGGGTATCAGAAGGAGGGCTCGTTCTACAGGCAATATTC cATCACTGAACATGAACAAACATTCGGACGACAGTTCATCTTCCATTTGCGACATCCATATACCAAAAAATACTGCAGCATCCAAATATCAGTCGGACAGCGATGATACAAATCAAACAAAACGATTCGCGCGTTTCTCGAATTTGAACAATGTTAGCAACATAGAAAGCGATTCTGTCAACGAAAATTTTGTACCAAGAGGTAATCCGAGacgtaaaagaaaatttaagagAATGGCTATAGATTCAGATTGTAATCCATCGACATCTCAAACAGTAGCAATTATGTCAACCACGCTTGGAGATAAAAAAAGGATACTAAGAGGcgattgtaaaaatagatACGGAACGATATG GTGTGGTAAACGTAAAAGATCGTGCAGGGAACGCTCTACAGATTGCGAAATGAGATCATTAAAACCGAACAGAACTTCAAAATCAAGAAATCGCATTAAAATGCAAACTGACGATACCATAGATTGCTCTAGGATATCAAGTTCAAGCATTTCATCTAGTGATTCAGAGGCTGGGCTAATTACAAATGATGAAGATCGTGAAG GCGATGACGAGCAATCAGATTGGATTGGAGAATCTAGTTGGTGGGATGATGGTGAAAGCGCGAGCGAAGATAAAGTTACTACAGATGCAGCTTTTCAGATGTTGTTACATGGAAATTTTGATCATGTAACAgataaaggaagaaaaagtTACAGGCAAAGGATCCAAAAAATTCGAGAGGGTCTCAGCGGGAGAGAGATACGTGCTGGTCGTCGTCACGTTGATAACAAGCCTGGATATTCGATTATCACGTCGGCCAATGAAAAAGTATCCAGATTTTTACAAGATCCGACTCAAAGTGAACTCAAGTTGCATCCCATGCGACAACCGGAACGAGAAAAACTACGGAGACTGGCAAATTTATACAGTTTAAGTTTAAAGGGCGATTTAGGATGtccaattttatacaaaactcGACATACTACGCAAGCCATTTGCATAGATCAAGTTCCATTAAAACGATTTTCGGAATATAAAAGATTGAGAAGAACACCGCCAAATACACCAAATCAAGAAGCCAGTCACAATCAGGAATATCAAATTTGTAGTACAAGTTTCGGCTCACAAGTAATAACCCCTACATCACATTTAGATTCGGTACAAGCTTTACCAAAATTATCTCACGTAGAATGGGATTCAAATAGTATGGACATAGAAATTCAcgggaaacaaaaatatcacGATTACGGGCATTCAAAATCAAGTTaa
- the LOC144471472 gene encoding uncharacterized protein LOC144471472 isoform X4, with product MAGAVGVSEGGLVLQAIFFQSTSTRRTGDCCQDCIYRNRISLQKEVKLYMSLKTSLNMNKHSDDSSSSICDIHIPKNTAASKYQSDSDDTNQTKRFARFSNLNNVSNIESDSVNENFVPRAIMSTTLGDKKRILRGDCKNRYGTIWCGKRKRSCRERSTDCEMRSLKPNRTSKSRNRIKMQTDDTIDCSRISSSSISSSDSEAGLITNDEDREGDDEQSDWIGESSWWDDGESASEDKVTTDAAFQMLLHGNFDHVTDKGRKSYRQRIQKIREGLSGREIRAGRRHVDNKPGYSIITSANEKVSRFLQDPTQSELKLHPMRQPEREKLRRLANLYSLSLKGDLGCPILYKTRHTTQAICIDQVPLKRFSEYKRLRRTPPNTPNQEASHNQEYQICSTSFGSQVITPTSHLDSVQALPKLSHVEWDSNSMDIEIHGKQKYHDYGHSKSS from the exons ATGGCAGGCGCCGTTGGGGTATCAGAAGGAGGGCTCGTTCTACAGGCAATATTC TTCCAGTCTACTTCTACAAGGCGCACAGGGGATTGTTGTCAAGATTGCATTTATAGAAACCGTATATCATTACAGAAAGAAGTCAAACTTTATATGTCtttgaaaa cATCACTGAACATGAACAAACATTCGGACGACAGTTCATCTTCCATTTGCGACATCCATATACCAAAAAATACTGCAGCATCCAAATATCAGTCGGACAGCGATGATACAAATCAAACAAAACGATTCGCGCGTTTCTCGAATTTGAACAATGTTAGCAACATAGAAAGCGATTCTGTCAACGAAAATTTTGTACCAAGAG CAATTATGTCAACCACGCTTGGAGATAAAAAAAGGATACTAAGAGGcgattgtaaaaatagatACGGAACGATATG GTGTGGTAAACGTAAAAGATCGTGCAGGGAACGCTCTACAGATTGCGAAATGAGATCATTAAAACCGAACAGAACTTCAAAATCAAGAAATCGCATTAAAATGCAAACTGACGATACCATAGATTGCTCTAGGATATCAAGTTCAAGCATTTCATCTAGTGATTCAGAGGCTGGGCTAATTACAAATGATGAAGATCGTGAAG GCGATGACGAGCAATCAGATTGGATTGGAGAATCTAGTTGGTGGGATGATGGTGAAAGCGCGAGCGAAGATAAAGTTACTACAGATGCAGCTTTTCAGATGTTGTTACATGGAAATTTTGATCATGTAACAgataaaggaagaaaaagtTACAGGCAAAGGATCCAAAAAATTCGAGAGGGTCTCAGCGGGAGAGAGATACGTGCTGGTCGTCGTCACGTTGATAACAAGCCTGGATATTCGATTATCACGTCGGCCAATGAAAAAGTATCCAGATTTTTACAAGATCCGACTCAAAGTGAACTCAAGTTGCATCCCATGCGACAACCGGAACGAGAAAAACTACGGAGACTGGCAAATTTATACAGTTTAAGTTTAAAGGGCGATTTAGGATGtccaattttatacaaaactcGACATACTACGCAAGCCATTTGCATAGATCAAGTTCCATTAAAACGATTTTCGGAATATAAAAGATTGAGAAGAACACCGCCAAATACACCAAATCAAGAAGCCAGTCACAATCAGGAATATCAAATTTGTAGTACAAGTTTCGGCTCACAAGTAATAACCCCTACATCACATTTAGATTCGGTACAAGCTTTACCAAAATTATCTCACGTAGAATGGGATTCAAATAGTATGGACATAGAAATTCAcgggaaacaaaaatatcacGATTACGGGCATTCAAAATCAAGTTaa
- the LOC144471472 gene encoding uncharacterized protein LOC144471472 isoform X1 — translation MAGAVGVSEGGLVLQAIFFQSTSTRRTGDCCQDCIYRNRISLQKEVKLYMSLKTSLNMNKHSDDSSSSICDIHIPKNTAASKYQSDSDDTNQTKRFARFSNLNNVSNIESDSVNENFVPRGNPRRKRKFKRMAIDSDCNPSTSQTVAIMSTTLGDKKRILRGDCKNRYGTIWCGKRKRSCRERSTDCEMRSLKPNRTSKSRNRIKMQTDDTIDCSRISSSSISSSDSEAGLITNDEDREGDDEQSDWIGESSWWDDGESASEDKVTTDAAFQMLLHGNFDHVTDKGRKSYRQRIQKIREGLSGREIRAGRRHVDNKPGYSIITSANEKVSRFLQDPTQSELKLHPMRQPEREKLRRLANLYSLSLKGDLGCPILYKTRHTTQAICIDQVPLKRFSEYKRLRRTPPNTPNQEASHNQEYQICSTSFGSQVITPTSHLDSVQALPKLSHVEWDSNSMDIEIHGKQKYHDYGHSKSS, via the exons ATGGCAGGCGCCGTTGGGGTATCAGAAGGAGGGCTCGTTCTACAGGCAATATTC TTCCAGTCTACTTCTACAAGGCGCACAGGGGATTGTTGTCAAGATTGCATTTATAGAAACCGTATATCATTACAGAAAGAAGTCAAACTTTATATGTCtttgaaaa cATCACTGAACATGAACAAACATTCGGACGACAGTTCATCTTCCATTTGCGACATCCATATACCAAAAAATACTGCAGCATCCAAATATCAGTCGGACAGCGATGATACAAATCAAACAAAACGATTCGCGCGTTTCTCGAATTTGAACAATGTTAGCAACATAGAAAGCGATTCTGTCAACGAAAATTTTGTACCAAGAGGTAATCCGAGacgtaaaagaaaatttaagagAATGGCTATAGATTCAGATTGTAATCCATCGACATCTCAAACAGTAGCAATTATGTCAACCACGCTTGGAGATAAAAAAAGGATACTAAGAGGcgattgtaaaaatagatACGGAACGATATG GTGTGGTAAACGTAAAAGATCGTGCAGGGAACGCTCTACAGATTGCGAAATGAGATCATTAAAACCGAACAGAACTTCAAAATCAAGAAATCGCATTAAAATGCAAACTGACGATACCATAGATTGCTCTAGGATATCAAGTTCAAGCATTTCATCTAGTGATTCAGAGGCTGGGCTAATTACAAATGATGAAGATCGTGAAG GCGATGACGAGCAATCAGATTGGATTGGAGAATCTAGTTGGTGGGATGATGGTGAAAGCGCGAGCGAAGATAAAGTTACTACAGATGCAGCTTTTCAGATGTTGTTACATGGAAATTTTGATCATGTAACAgataaaggaagaaaaagtTACAGGCAAAGGATCCAAAAAATTCGAGAGGGTCTCAGCGGGAGAGAGATACGTGCTGGTCGTCGTCACGTTGATAACAAGCCTGGATATTCGATTATCACGTCGGCCAATGAAAAAGTATCCAGATTTTTACAAGATCCGACTCAAAGTGAACTCAAGTTGCATCCCATGCGACAACCGGAACGAGAAAAACTACGGAGACTGGCAAATTTATACAGTTTAAGTTTAAAGGGCGATTTAGGATGtccaattttatacaaaactcGACATACTACGCAAGCCATTTGCATAGATCAAGTTCCATTAAAACGATTTTCGGAATATAAAAGATTGAGAAGAACACCGCCAAATACACCAAATCAAGAAGCCAGTCACAATCAGGAATATCAAATTTGTAGTACAAGTTTCGGCTCACAAGTAATAACCCCTACATCACATTTAGATTCGGTACAAGCTTTACCAAAATTATCTCACGTAGAATGGGATTCAAATAGTATGGACATAGAAATTCAcgggaaacaaaaatatcacGATTACGGGCATTCAAAATCAAGTTaa
- the LOC144471472 gene encoding uncharacterized protein LOC144471472 isoform X3, with protein sequence MAGAVGVSEGGLVLQAIFFQSTSTRRTGDCCQDCIYRNRISLQKEVKLYMSLKTSLNMNKHSDDSSSSICDIHIPKNTAASKYQSDSDDTNQTKRFARFSNLNNVSNIESDSVNENFVPRVAIMSTTLGDKKRILRGDCKNRYGTIWCGKRKRSCRERSTDCEMRSLKPNRTSKSRNRIKMQTDDTIDCSRISSSSISSSDSEAGLITNDEDREGDDEQSDWIGESSWWDDGESASEDKVTTDAAFQMLLHGNFDHVTDKGRKSYRQRIQKIREGLSGREIRAGRRHVDNKPGYSIITSANEKVSRFLQDPTQSELKLHPMRQPEREKLRRLANLYSLSLKGDLGCPILYKTRHTTQAICIDQVPLKRFSEYKRLRRTPPNTPNQEASHNQEYQICSTSFGSQVITPTSHLDSVQALPKLSHVEWDSNSMDIEIHGKQKYHDYGHSKSS encoded by the exons ATGGCAGGCGCCGTTGGGGTATCAGAAGGAGGGCTCGTTCTACAGGCAATATTC TTCCAGTCTACTTCTACAAGGCGCACAGGGGATTGTTGTCAAGATTGCATTTATAGAAACCGTATATCATTACAGAAAGAAGTCAAACTTTATATGTCtttgaaaa cATCACTGAACATGAACAAACATTCGGACGACAGTTCATCTTCCATTTGCGACATCCATATACCAAAAAATACTGCAGCATCCAAATATCAGTCGGACAGCGATGATACAAATCAAACAAAACGATTCGCGCGTTTCTCGAATTTGAACAATGTTAGCAACATAGAAAGCGATTCTGTCAACGAAAATTTTGTACCAAGAG TAGCAATTATGTCAACCACGCTTGGAGATAAAAAAAGGATACTAAGAGGcgattgtaaaaatagatACGGAACGATATG GTGTGGTAAACGTAAAAGATCGTGCAGGGAACGCTCTACAGATTGCGAAATGAGATCATTAAAACCGAACAGAACTTCAAAATCAAGAAATCGCATTAAAATGCAAACTGACGATACCATAGATTGCTCTAGGATATCAAGTTCAAGCATTTCATCTAGTGATTCAGAGGCTGGGCTAATTACAAATGATGAAGATCGTGAAG GCGATGACGAGCAATCAGATTGGATTGGAGAATCTAGTTGGTGGGATGATGGTGAAAGCGCGAGCGAAGATAAAGTTACTACAGATGCAGCTTTTCAGATGTTGTTACATGGAAATTTTGATCATGTAACAgataaaggaagaaaaagtTACAGGCAAAGGATCCAAAAAATTCGAGAGGGTCTCAGCGGGAGAGAGATACGTGCTGGTCGTCGTCACGTTGATAACAAGCCTGGATATTCGATTATCACGTCGGCCAATGAAAAAGTATCCAGATTTTTACAAGATCCGACTCAAAGTGAACTCAAGTTGCATCCCATGCGACAACCGGAACGAGAAAAACTACGGAGACTGGCAAATTTATACAGTTTAAGTTTAAAGGGCGATTTAGGATGtccaattttatacaaaactcGACATACTACGCAAGCCATTTGCATAGATCAAGTTCCATTAAAACGATTTTCGGAATATAAAAGATTGAGAAGAACACCGCCAAATACACCAAATCAAGAAGCCAGTCACAATCAGGAATATCAAATTTGTAGTACAAGTTTCGGCTCACAAGTAATAACCCCTACATCACATTTAGATTCGGTACAAGCTTTACCAAAATTATCTCACGTAGAATGGGATTCAAATAGTATGGACATAGAAATTCAcgggaaacaaaaatatcacGATTACGGGCATTCAAAATCAAGTTaa